In a genomic window of Coregonus clupeaformis isolate EN_2021a chromosome 27, ASM2061545v1, whole genome shotgun sequence:
- the LOC121541511 gene encoding LOW QUALITY PROTEIN: seizure 6-like protein (The sequence of the model RefSeq protein was modified relative to this genomic sequence to represent the inferred CDS: deleted 1 base in 1 codon): MPPGHYRIGALSALLCVCVIWTGFAAETQGEVDPTPPPSSPSLSQAVGDTDIVSSRGRSSMVGLVPGAGMGATGDLLESFLAQKDRLLNHTGGVVLPSALPQDLLPLLGRGLSVRGLSGGLSLDQPHDSGPLLPSQQSQPDSNPIPSSSQPGTHTSTHTPPGQQDEVTAIVTATIDADTDMETDMDADTPSPAVSGCMVNFSDPEGYIDSSDDPPLPDGTFIHCTYTITVYTGYGVELQVKSVNLSEGEQLSIRGVDEGGALLVLANHTLLVEGQVIRSPTNTISVYYRSLPEGGMGMFQLHYQIFRLSCALPRRPHFGEVSVLDLLPGGTARFHCHMGYHLQGAAALTCLNASLPVWSSKEPSCRALCGGSVKNATVGRILSPSPHPGPNATQDRSCSWSMEAPTAQRLHLHLERLALGPTDRLVLWSGLDAGSVVLFDSGRGGPIPFEGVISEGPAVRVQFITDQPNHNTGFNIRYEAFERGHCYEPYLQNGNFSTTDQAYGVGAVVQFSCDTGHSLEQGPPVIECINARDPYWNDTEPLCKALCGGDLAGPGGVILSPNWPEWYGEGEDCSWRIHVEKKKRVLLDVQLLNLSDSDMLTILDGDEVTTHILGQYVGGTGPFKIQSTTPDLTVTFHSDPAGLVFGKGEGFIINYMEVSRNDSCPDLPEIQNGWKTTSHTALVRGARITYQCDPGYDLVGRETLTCQLDLTWSTQPPFCEKIMYCSDPGHVEHSTRSLSDPKLLVGTTIQYSCYPGFILQGGATLTCYGREPGTPVWTSKLPHCVSEESVSCENPGLPDNGYQILSKRLYLPSESLTFICYQGYELIGEVAIKCILGNPSFWSGPLPLCRANHDCFGNHALEVVEAAAGSGLDGGNMALAIFILVLLLSVLLGGAYVYITRCRYHSNLRLPLIYPHPYSQITLESEFDNPLYETGGDNREYEVSI; encoded by the exons gtgAAGTCGACCCCacacctccaccctcctccccctccctctctcaagcCGTAGGGGACACAGACATAGTCTCATCCCGGGGGAGAAGTTCCATGGTTGGGCTAGTGCCTGGTGCGGGGATGGGTGCCACTGGTGATCTGCTCGAGTCATTCCTGGCCCAGAAGGATCGTCTCCTCAACCATACAGGGGGGGTGGTCCTGCCATCTGCTCTGCCCCAGGACCTGCTGCCTCTCCTGGGGAGAGGACTGAGCGTGAGGGGCCTGTCTGGAGGTCTCTCTCTGGATCAGCCCCACGACAGCGGACCCCTCCTCCCGTCACAGCAATCCCAACCCGACAgcaaccccatcccctcctcctcgcAGCCCgggacacacacatccacacacacaccgccaGGACAGCAAGATGAGGTCACCGCTATCGTCACCGCGACCATAGACGCAGACACAGACATGGAGACCGACATGGATGCAGACACACCTTCACCAG CTGTGTCTGGCTGTATGGTGAATTTCTCCGACCCAGAGGGATACATAGACTCTTCTGATGACCCCCCTCTACCAGATGGAACATTCATACACTGTACATACACCATCACTGTGTACACAGGCTATGGAGTCGAGctacag gtgaagaGTGTGAATCTGTCAGAGGGAGAGCAGCTGTCAATCAGAGGGGTGGATGAGGGCGGGGCCTTGCTGGTTCTGGCCAATCACACGCTTCTGGTGGAGGGTCAGGTGATCCGCAGTCCGACCAATACCATCTCAGTATACTACCGCTCCTTGCCTGAGGGGGGCATGGGCATGTTCCAGCTGCACTACCAGA TATTCCGTCTGAGCTGTGCCCTGCCTAGGAGGCCTCACTTTGGGGAGGTGTCAGTGCTGGACCTGCTGCCAGGGGGCACTGCCCGCTTCCATTGCCATATGGGCTACCACCTGCAGGGGGCAGCAGCGCTCACCTGCCTCAATGCATCTCTGCCTGTCTGGAGCAGCAAGGAGCCCAGCTGtagag cACTGTGTGGGGGCTCAGTGAAGAATGCTACAGTAGGGAGgatcctgtctccctctccccacccGGGGCCCAACGCCACCCAGGACCGCTCCTGCTCCTGGTCCATGGAGGCCCCCACAGCACAGAGACTACACCTGCACCTGGAGAGACTGGCCCTTGGACCCACCgacag ACTTGTGTTATGGAGTGGTCTGGACGCTGGGTCTGTGGTGCTATTTGATTCGGGGCGGGGTGGTCCAATACCGTTTGAAGGGGTGATCAGTGAGGGTCCAGCGGTCAGGGTACAGTTCATCACTGACCAACCTAACCACAATACAGGCTTCAACATCCGCTATGAGG cgtTTGAGCGTGGTCATTGTTATGAGCCCTACCTGCAGAATGGTAACTTCAGCACCACTGACCAGGCCTATGGTGTTGGAGCTGTGGTGCAGTTCAGCTGTGATACTGGTCACTCTCTGGAGCAGGGGCCGCCCGTCATAGAGTGTATCAATGCCAGAGACCCCTACTGGAACGACACGGAACCACTCtgcaaag cCCTGTGTGGGGGGGACCTAGCGGGTCCTGGGGGTGTGATCCTGTCTCCTAACTGGCCAGAGTGGtacggagagggagaggactgCAGCTGGAGGATACATGTA GAGAAGAAAAAACGCGTGCTGCTCGACGTGCAGCT TCTGAACCTGAGTGACAGTGACATGTTGACCATCCTGGACGGTGATGAAGTCACCACCCATATCCTGGGCCAGTATGTGGGCGGAACCGGGCCCTTCAAGATACAGTCCACGACCCCTGACCTCACCGTGACCTTCCACTCCGACCCCGCCGGCCTCGTCTTCGGCAAGGGAGAGGGCTTCATCATCAACTACATGG AGGTGTCCCGTAACGACTCGTGTCCGGACCTGCCGGAGATCCAGAATGGCTGGAAGACCACGTCCCATACTGCCCTGGTGCGGGGCGCTCGCATCACCTACCAGTGTGACCCAGGCTACGACCTGGTTGGACGAGAGACTCTGACCTGTCAGCTAGACCTCACCTGGAGCACACAGCCCCCCTTCTGCGAGAAGA tAATGTATTGTTCAGACCCGGGTCATGTGGAACACTCCACCAGGTCACTTTCAGACCCTAAACTCCTGGTTGGGACCACTATCCAGTACAGCTGCTACCCTGGCTTCATCCTGCAGGGCGGTGCCACCCTCACCTGCTACGGACGAGAGCCTGGCACCCCTGTCTGGACATCTAAACTACCCCACTGTGTCT cggAGGAATCTGTTTCCTGTGAGAACCCCGGTCTCCCTGACAACGGGTACCAGATCCTGTCCAAGCGCCTCTACCTGCCCAGCGAGTCGCTCACCTTCATCTGTTACCAAGGCTACGAGCTCATCGGCGAGGTCGCCATCAAGTGTATTCTGGGGAACCCATCATTTTGGAGCGGACCACTCCCGCTGTGCAGGG CCAACCATGACTGCTTTGGCAACCATGCTTTGGAAG TTGTTGAGGCAGCAGCCGGGTCAGGGCTGGACGGTGGCAACATGGCATTGGCCATCTTCATCCTTGTACTTCTGCTCTCCGTGCTGCTGGGAGGAGCCTACGTCTACATCACACG GTGCCGCTACCACTCCAACCTGCGGCTGCCACTCATCTACCCACACCCCTACAGCCAGATCACCTTGGAGAGCGAGTTTGACAACCCACTCTACGAGACAGGAGGG gacaACCGTGAATATGAGGTATCAATATGA